AACGACCAGAACCACGCCGCCAACTTGCTGGGCAAGCACAGCAGAATCTGTGACCGGCAGCAGGGGCGAGGCATCGATAATTACGGCATCAAACGTCGACTCCAGGTGGAGGAGCAGCTCCTTCATGGCCCGAGAGCCGAGCAGTTCACTTGGATTGGGAGGAATTTGACCAGCAGTAAGGACAAACAATCCGTCATCGCCCCATGGCTGAAGGAGGTCGTCCACATTGGCTTGCCCGATAAGCGCAGTAGTCAGGCCCGCACCTCGTTCGAGCCCCAAGTATTCGTCGACCCGCGGCCGGCGGAGATCTGCATCGACCAGGAGGACTGACTCGCCAGCTTCAGCGAGCGCAATGGCAAGGTTCGTGGCTGTAGTGCTTTTGCCTTCTCCCGGCAATGAGGATGTAACTAGTACTGTTCTGGTCTTACGACTTACATTAGCAAACTGCAGATTTGTGCGGATTTGACGGAAGGACTCTGCGCGAGGACTTTGAGCAGGCACGTGCGTAAGCAAGGGCCTCGTGCTGGCCTCCGGATCATAGGTGATACCGCCAAGGAGGGGCTTTTGAGTGACCTTACGTAAATCGGCTTCATTCCGTACCCGTTGGTCCAAAACAGAACGGAGCAAGGCAATCCCTAAGCCAATCACTAGGCCTAGTAATGCACCAACGGCTAGATTCAGGTTTACATTGGGGCTAGATGGCTCAGAGGGCGCAGTTGCAGGAGTAATAACAGACAGCTTAACCGGCGAAGGTCCACCCTGCCCTGATCCTTCCAAGTCCACGACAACTTCAACCAAGCTCTCACCAACAGCCTGGGCCAACGCAGCGGCTTCGACTGGCGACGGAGCTGATGCAGATACTGTGATGAGGACGGTATTTAGGTCTGCAGTGGCGCTGACCTGAGAAGCGAGTTCAGAAGGAGTGGACTCCAAGCCCAAACTGTCGATCACGGGCTGGAGAACCGCAGGAGTCTCGGCGGTCTTCACATATGACTGCACACGAGCCTGGGTGAAAGTGTTCCCTTGCTGCAGCTCGCTGACGCTGCCGGAGTTCTGTATGGATACGAAAAGCTGTGTCGTTGCAGTGTAAGTAGGTTTGGCAATGAGGGATGCCACTGCTGCAATCAGTACTGCGATCAGAACGGACGCGACAACTAGCAGCCAGCTCCGTCGCAGTATCCTTAGGTATTCGCGTATTTCCAAAGTTCCTTATACCTTT
This genomic interval from Arthrobacter sp. zg-Y820 contains the following:
- a CDS encoding polysaccharide biosynthesis tyrosine autokinase, whose protein sequence is MEIREYLRILRRSWLLVVASVLIAVLIAAVASLIAKPTYTATTQLFVSIQNSGSVSELQQGNTFTQARVQSYVKTAETPAVLQPVIDSLGLESTPSELASQVSATADLNTVLITVSASAPSPVEAAALAQAVGESLVEVVVDLEGSGQGGPSPVKLSVITPATAPSEPSSPNVNLNLAVGALLGLVIGLGIALLRSVLDQRVRNEADLRKVTQKPLLGGITYDPEASTRPLLTHVPAQSPRAESFRQIRTNLQFANVSRKTRTVLVTSSLPGEGKSTTATNLAIALAEAGESVLLVDADLRRPRVDEYLGLERGAGLTTALIGQANVDDLLQPWGDDGLFVLTAGQIPPNPSELLGSRAMKELLLHLESTFDAVIIDASPLLPVTDSAVLAQQVGGVVLVVGSGKVKNAEIQKSIAALDLVDSDILGVVFNLLPTSGPDSYGYSYYSYASMEPEVSSLPGSRRNSRRKIAADPKPRRTNGPSDTQHSLSGSLG